GTGGATAGCCATACGCACGAAATGTGGCAACAGGTGCTGTCGATCATTCAGACGAAGCTGAGCAAACCGAGCTTTGACACCTGGTTCAAAGCGACGAAAGCTTCCTTCCACGGCGAATCGACGGTTGTCGTGACGGCACCGACGACTTTTGCGGCTGAATGGCTTGAAAGCCGTTATACGAAGCTGGTGCGAACGACGCTGCAGGAATATATGGGCCGTCAGTACGATATCAAATTCGTCATTGAAGAAAATAAACCCCCCGAACCCGTCGTGCAGCAGCCGCCGGTCGTTCAAAGCGTGCAGACCGCGCCGGAAGAGCCGTTTGTGCATATGCTGAACCCCAAATATACGTTCGATACGTTTGTTATCGGCGCCAATAACCGGTTTGCCCATGCGGCGTCACTGGCCGTTGCCGAAGCGCCGGCGAAAGCGTACAATCCGCTTTTTTTGTACGGCGGCGTCGGGCTTGGGAAAACGCATTTGATGCACGCGATCGGGCAATATATTTTGGAGCATAACCCGAATACGAAGGTGCTTTACCTGTCTTCCGAAAAGTTTACCAATGAATTTATTAATGCGATCCGGGACAACCGGGGCGAGAGCTTTCGCAATAAATACCGCAATATCGACATTTTGCTTATCGACGATATTCAATTTTTGGCGGGAAAAGACGGCACGCAGGAGGAGTTTTTCCATACGTTCAATGCGCTGCACGAGGAACGCAAGCAAATCGTCATTTCCAGCGACCGCCCGCCGAAGGAAATTCCGACGCTCGAGGAACGGCTTCGTTCCCGGTTCGAGTGGGGGCTTATTACCGATATTCAGCCGCCGGATCTCGAAACCCGCATCGCCATTTTGCGCAAAAAAGCGAAAGCGGAAAATCTCGATATTCCGAATGAAGCGATGGTCTATATCGCCAACCAGATCGATACGAACATTCGCGAGCTGGAAGGGGCGCTGATCCGCGTCGTCGCTTATTCCTCATTGATCAACGAAGATATTTCGTCGCATTTGGCGGCGGAAGCGCTCAAGGACATTATCCCGTCGAGCCGGCCGAAAATGATAACGATGCAGGACATTCAGCAGAAGGTCGGCGAGATGTACGGTCTGAAAATCGAAGAATTTAAGGCCCGT
This genomic window from Paenibacillus humicola contains:
- the dnaA gene encoding chromosomal replication initiator protein DnaA; the protein is VDSHTHEMWQQVLSIIQTKLSKPSFDTWFKATKASFHGESTVVVTAPTTFAAEWLESRYTKLVRTTLQEYMGRQYDIKFVIEENKPPEPVVQQPPVVQSVQTAPEEPFVHMLNPKYTFDTFVIGANNRFAHAASLAVAEAPAKAYNPLFLYGGVGLGKTHLMHAIGQYILEHNPNTKVLYLSSEKFTNEFINAIRDNRGESFRNKYRNIDILLIDDIQFLAGKDGTQEEFFHTFNALHEERKQIVISSDRPPKEIPTLEERLRSRFEWGLITDIQPPDLETRIAILRKKAKAENLDIPNEAMVYIANQIDTNIRELEGALIRVVAYSSLINEDISSHLAAEALKDIIPSSRPKMITMQDIQQKVGEMYGLKIEEFKARKRTKAVAFPRQIAMYLSRELTDYSLPKIGEAFGGRDHTTVIHAHEKISQQLKADTDLYKIVQTLTEKIKNHS